The proteins below come from a single Danio aesculapii chromosome 25, fDanAes4.1, whole genome shotgun sequence genomic window:
- the cdkn1cb gene encoding cyclin-dependent kinase inhibitor 1B, which yields MSTVLFSSIGGERLASRKNVPQEIASQLKRTGTCRNLFGPVDHDELRRELASKLREISERDQQRWNFNFSEGQPLDGDLKWEESPAEGCPLFYRETTLIAIKRQIVDFPTTERIINVDTKCESSLKIRKSQTQRRKFSRKRVQTKSQTNMRITDFYGKRKRTDVCKERRTME from the exons ATGTCTACCGTCCTGTTCTCCAGCATCGGCGGGGAAAGACTAGCCTCGAGGAAAAATGTCCCTCAGGAGATCGCTTCTCAATTGAAGAGAACGGGAACATGTCGAAATCTGTTCGGACCTGTGGATCACGATGAGCTGAGGCGAGAACTGGCGTCAAAACTTCGCGAAATTTCTGAACGAGACCAGCAGAGGTGGAACTTTAATTTCAGCGAAGGACAGCCGCTGGATGGGGATTTAAAGTGGGAGGAAAGCCCAGCTGAGGGCTGCCCGCTGTTTTACAGAGAAACAACTCTGATAGCAATAAAGAGACAAATTGTGGACTTTCCGACAACAGAAAGAATCATAAATGTTGACACAAAGTGTGAAAGTTCATTGAAGATCCGTAAGAGTCAAACACAACGCAGAAAGTTCTCTCGTAAACGCGTCCAGACGAAGAGCCAAACAAACATGCGCATTACAG ATTTCTATGGAAAGCGAAAGAGAACGGACGTCTGTAAGGAAAGGAGAACCATGGAATGA